A genomic window from Nocardioides sp. BP30 includes:
- a CDS encoding glycosyltransferase — protein MRILLWHVHGSWTTSFVQGGHDYVMPVTPDRGPDGLGRARTWDWPANVREVAPEDLAEEPVDLVVLQRPHECDLAASWLGRRPGRDVPAVYVEHNTPLGAVPDTPHPIAGQREIPIVHVTGFNELMWDPAGTPTTVIDHGVVDPGRRYTGELARAAVVTNDPVRRGRSVGTDLLADLCGAVGVDVFGMRVELLAPMPGLVTFEDLPQARMHEELARRRVYVHTARWTSLGLSLIEAMQLGMPVVALGTTEAPFAVPAGAGVVTTSRSELVAAARRYVDSPRAAAEAGAVARAHALERYGLGRFLADWDAVLESVVATGTL, from the coding sequence GTGAGGATCCTACTCTGGCACGTGCACGGCTCCTGGACGACCTCGTTCGTCCAGGGCGGCCACGACTACGTCATGCCCGTCACCCCGGACCGGGGGCCCGACGGGCTCGGCCGGGCGCGGACCTGGGACTGGCCGGCCAACGTCCGCGAGGTCGCCCCCGAGGACCTCGCCGAGGAGCCCGTCGACCTGGTGGTGCTCCAGCGCCCGCACGAGTGCGACCTGGCCGCGTCGTGGTTGGGGCGGCGACCCGGCCGGGACGTGCCGGCGGTGTACGTCGAGCACAACACGCCTCTGGGAGCCGTCCCCGACACCCCGCACCCGATCGCCGGGCAGCGGGAGATCCCGATCGTGCACGTGACCGGGTTCAACGAGCTCATGTGGGACCCGGCCGGGACTCCCACCACGGTGATCGACCACGGCGTCGTCGATCCGGGCCGGCGCTACACCGGTGAGCTGGCCCGCGCGGCGGTGGTGACCAACGACCCCGTACGCCGCGGCAGGTCGGTCGGGACCGATCTGCTGGCGGATCTGTGCGGGGCGGTCGGCGTGGACGTGTTCGGCATGCGGGTCGAGCTGCTGGCGCCGATGCCCGGCCTGGTGACCTTCGAGGACCTCCCCCAGGCGCGGATGCACGAGGAGCTGGCCCGGCGCCGGGTCTACGTGCACACCGCCCGCTGGACGTCGCTGGGCCTGTCGCTGATCGAGGCGATGCAGCTGGGCATGCCCGTCGTGGCCCTGGGCACCACCGAGGCGCCGTTCGCCGTACCGGCGGGGGCCGGGGTGGTGACCACGAGCCGGTCGGAGCTGGTAGCGGCGGCCCGCCGCTACGTCGACTCTCCGCGCGCGGCCGCGGAGGCCGGCGCCGTGGCCCGGGCGCACGCGCTGGAGCGGTACGGGCTGGGGCGGTTCCTCGCGGACTGGGATGCGGTGCTGGAGTCGGTGGTGGCGACCGGGACGCTGTAG